The Vescimonas coprocola genome includes a window with the following:
- the rsxE gene encoding electron transport complex subunit RsxE: protein MNFGKQFKEGLITQNPVLVQLLGMCSTMAITTSFFNGLGMGVSVLIILTLSNVFISMLRKIIPNEVRIACFIVVIAGFVTCVDLLLKAFVPALSSSLGVFIPLIVVNCIILGRAEAFASKNPVGASAVDGICQGIGYTLVLICMCVVRELLGSGKFGGGLLGGGGLGSAPGITIFPEEFGIKILTMPVGGFLTLGALIALMQWAMAKSNAKKEKEAK from the coding sequence ATGAATTTCGGTAAGCAATTCAAAGAGGGTCTGATCACTCAGAACCCCGTTCTGGTACAGCTGCTGGGTATGTGCTCCACCATGGCCATCACCACCTCGTTCTTCAACGGTCTGGGTATGGGCGTGTCGGTGCTCATCATCCTGACGCTGTCCAATGTCTTTATTTCCATGCTGCGCAAGATCATCCCCAATGAGGTGCGTATCGCCTGCTTCATCGTGGTCATCGCCGGCTTCGTGACCTGCGTGGACCTGTTGCTGAAGGCCTTTGTGCCGGCGCTGTCCTCCTCTCTGGGTGTGTTCATCCCCCTGATCGTGGTGAACTGCATCATCCTGGGCCGTGCCGAGGCGTTTGCCTCCAAGAACCCCGTGGGTGCCTCCGCCGTGGACGGCATCTGCCAGGGTATCGGCTACACGCTGGTACTGATCTGTATGTGCGTGGTGCGTGAGCTGCTGGGCAGCGGTAAGTTCGGCGGCGGCCTGCTGGGCGGCGGCGGACTGGGCAGCGCCCCCGGCATCACCATCTTCCCCGAGGAGTTCGGCATCAAGATCCTGACCATGCCCGTGGGCGGCTTCCTGACGCTGGGCGCCCTCATTGCTCTGATGCAGTGGGCCATGGCCAAGAGCAACGCAAAAAAGGAAAAGGAGGCCAAGTAA
- a CDS encoding ribokinase, with translation MAHILSYGSLNLDLVYQVPHFVQAGETLSSTSRTVHCGGKGLNQSIAAARAGGTVSHAGKIGGDGTVLTDILRKSGVDTDFVTVGDGPSGHAVIQVDPSGQNCILLFGGCNQEITHEEIDRVLARFQAGDYLILQNEINGLDYLMTQAARRGLRIVFNPSPIDVSISRLPLGEAWLLIFNEIEGAALAGCDDEEDILNTLRRRWPRCRLLLTLGSHGCVYDDGQRRLRQGIYQAETVDTTAAGDTFTGYFVACMAAGRPEEECLDLASRAAAIAVSRPGAAPSIPTMDEVQRCTLRRGE, from the coding sequence ATGGCGCACATTCTCAGCTATGGATCGCTGAATCTGGATCTCGTGTATCAGGTCCCCCACTTCGTTCAGGCGGGGGAGACCCTGAGCTCCACCAGCCGCACCGTCCACTGCGGCGGCAAGGGGCTGAACCAGTCCATCGCCGCCGCACGGGCCGGGGGAACGGTCAGCCACGCCGGAAAGATCGGCGGAGACGGCACCGTTCTGACGGATATCCTGCGGAAGAGCGGGGTGGACACGGACTTTGTGACCGTAGGCGACGGCCCCAGCGGCCACGCCGTCATTCAGGTGGACCCCTCCGGGCAGAACTGCATCCTGCTCTTCGGCGGCTGCAATCAGGAGATCACCCACGAGGAGATCGACCGGGTGCTGGCGCGCTTTCAGGCAGGGGACTATCTCATCCTGCAAAATGAGATCAACGGCCTGGACTATCTCATGACGCAGGCCGCCCGGCGGGGGCTGCGGATCGTGTTCAATCCCTCGCCCATCGACGTGTCCATCTCCCGGCTGCCGCTGGGGGAGGCATGGCTGCTGATCTTCAACGAGATCGAGGGGGCCGCTCTGGCGGGCTGCGATGACGAGGAGGACATCCTGAACACTCTGCGGCGGAGGTGGCCCCGCTGCCGGCTGCTGCTGACGCTGGGCAGCCACGGCTGCGTGTACGACGACGGCCAGCGCCGCCTGCGGCAGGGCATCTATCAGGCGGAGACGGTGGACACCACCGCCGCCGGAGATACCTTCACCGGTTACTTCGTGGCCTGTATGGCGGCGGGGCGTCCGGAGGAGGAGTGTCTGGATCTGGCGTCCCGTGCGGCGGCCATCGCCGTGTCACGACCCGGCGCCGCTCCGTCTATCCCCACTATGGACGAGGTGCAGCGCTGCACCCTCCGGCGAGGGGAGTAA
- a CDS encoding RnfABCDGE type electron transport complex subunit D has product MTDYKNLKLIASSSPHIRSKDNTRSIMLDVIIALLPALVMSIYVFGVRALTMVLVSVAACVFWEWAYRKLLKKPQSIGDLSAVVTGILLAFVCPPTTPVWMLIIGGFFSIVVVKQLYGGIGCNFVNPALVGRAMLLASYASAMTHWVGFGSKLPLVGSTADVVTSSTPMAVMKGIFSAETAEDALAAVNDLTSTFSISDMFIGRIGGSLGETSALALLTGFVYLLLRRVINWQIPVCYIGTVAVLTLISAPAGMSAVDFMLYNVFGGGLMLGAIFMATDYATSPVTKLGQAIFGVGCGLITCFIRRFGSYPEGVCYSILIMNCTTWLLDKYIRPTIYGAIKKDKKEAAAK; this is encoded by the coding sequence ATGACGGATTACAAAAATTTGAAGCTGATCGCATCCTCCTCTCCCCATATCCGCTCCAAGGATAACACCCGGAGCATCATGCTGGATGTCATCATCGCCCTGCTGCCCGCTCTGGTCATGAGCATCTATGTGTTCGGCGTGCGGGCCCTCACCATGGTGCTGGTGTCCGTGGCCGCCTGCGTGTTCTGGGAGTGGGCCTATCGCAAGCTCCTGAAGAAGCCCCAGTCCATCGGCGATCTGTCCGCTGTGGTCACCGGTATCCTGCTGGCCTTTGTCTGCCCCCCCACCACACCGGTGTGGATGCTGATCATCGGCGGCTTCTTCTCCATCGTGGTGGTCAAGCAGCTCTACGGCGGCATCGGCTGCAACTTCGTCAATCCCGCTCTGGTGGGCCGTGCCATGCTGCTGGCCAGCTATGCCAGCGCCATGACCCATTGGGTGGGCTTCGGCTCCAAGCTGCCTCTGGTGGGCTCCACTGCCGACGTGGTGACCAGCTCCACCCCCATGGCTGTGATGAAGGGCATCTTCTCCGCCGAGACGGCTGAGGATGCACTGGCGGCGGTCAATGACCTGACCTCCACCTTCTCCATCAGCGATATGTTCATCGGCCGCATCGGCGGCTCTCTGGGTGAGACCTCTGCGCTGGCCCTGCTGACGGGCTTTGTGTATCTGCTGCTGCGTAGGGTCATCAACTGGCAGATCCCCGTGTGCTACATCGGCACCGTGGCGGTGCTGACCCTGATCTCCGCTCCCGCCGGTATGAGCGCTGTGGACTTCATGCTCTACAACGTCTTTGGCGGCGGCCTGATGCTGGGCGCCATCTTTATGGCCACCGACTATGCCACCTCCCCTGTGACCAAGCTGGGGCAGGCCATCTTCGGCGTGGGCTGCGGCCTTATCACCTGCTTCATCCGCCGGTTCGGCTCCTATCCCGAGGGTGTGTGCTACTCCATCCTCATTATGAACTGCACCACCTGGCTGCTGGATAAGTACATCCGGCCCACCATCTACGGTGCCATCAAGAAAGACAAGAAGGAGGCGGCTGCAAAATGA
- a CDS encoding ABC transporter ATP-binding protein, protein MMIQLLHAAFVYQSPDGEVEALRDVSFDVQEGEFCSIVGPSGCGKSTLLSALAGLERLSGGSLELDGEPVCGPSRKVGFMPQRDQLFEWRSIWGNVTLGLTVRGENTPQRQAHVRELLERYGLADFAQKRPSQLSGGMRQRCALIRTLAAQPKVLLLDEPFSALDYQTRLAVSADIYRIIRQEGKTALLVTHDISEAISLSDRVVVLSHRPAVVKSIHRLTQLQGVPPLQRRDHPAFAGYFKSIWKELEVHEG, encoded by the coding sequence ATGATGATACAGCTCCTGCACGCCGCCTTCGTGTACCAGTCCCCGGACGGGGAGGTAGAGGCGCTGCGGGATGTCTCCTTCGATGTGCAGGAGGGGGAATTTTGCAGCATCGTGGGTCCCTCCGGCTGCGGAAAATCCACCCTGCTGTCGGCGTTGGCAGGACTGGAACGACTTTCAGGCGGCAGTCTGGAGTTGGATGGGGAGCCGGTGTGCGGGCCCTCCCGGAAGGTGGGGTTCATGCCCCAGCGGGACCAGCTGTTCGAGTGGCGCAGCATCTGGGGCAACGTGACGCTGGGCCTGACGGTACGGGGTGAGAATACGCCGCAGCGGCAGGCCCATGTCCGGGAGCTGCTGGAGCGCTACGGGCTGGCGGACTTCGCTCAGAAGCGGCCCTCCCAGCTCTCCGGCGGGATGCGCCAGCGGTGCGCCCTGATCCGGACGCTGGCGGCTCAGCCCAAGGTGCTGCTGCTGGATGAGCCCTTTTCGGCGCTGGACTATCAGACAAGACTGGCCGTATCGGCGGATATCTACCGCATCATACGGCAGGAGGGCAAGACGGCGCTGCTGGTGACCCATGATATCTCCGAGGCCATCAGCCTGTCGGACCGGGTGGTGGTGCTGAGTCACCGCCCGGCGGTGGTGAAGAGCATCCACCGGCTGACCCAGCTGCAGGGGGTGCCGCCCTTGCAGCGGCGGGATCACCCGGCCTTCGCCGGGTATTTCAAGTCCATCTGGAAGGAGCTGGAAGTGCATGAAGGATAG
- a CDS encoding FMN-binding protein, with amino-acid sequence MKISGKFILKVAGTLTIISLVVALLLGLVNGVTADKIAAMNAAATQTALEAVTEAGSTYDEITSIPQEVMDAAKEMGGTLEEMYTVTFDGQPAGYAVKLTASGSQGLIEMVIGVDAEQKITGISVVSHSETSGIGTKVCGNMPNDDGVPVLDQFVGMSGAGTLKVGKTVTAISGATVSTKGVTKGANAALAAVAALG; translated from the coding sequence ATGAAGATCTCCGGTAAGTTTATTCTGAAGGTCGCCGGTACGCTGACCATCATCTCTCTGGTGGTGGCTCTGCTGCTGGGTCTGGTCAACGGCGTCACCGCCGACAAGATCGCCGCCATGAACGCCGCCGCTACTCAGACGGCTCTGGAGGCCGTCACCGAGGCCGGCAGTACATACGACGAGATCACCTCCATTCCTCAGGAGGTCATGGACGCCGCCAAGGAAATGGGCGGTACGCTGGAGGAGATGTACACGGTCACCTTCGACGGCCAGCCTGCCGGCTACGCTGTGAAGCTGACGGCCAGCGGCTCTCAGGGCCTCATCGAGATGGTCATCGGCGTGGATGCCGAGCAGAAGATCACCGGTATCTCCGTGGTGAGTCACTCCGAGACCTCCGGTATCGGCACCAAGGTGTGCGGCAATATGCCCAATGACGACGGTGTACCCGTTCTGGACCAGTTCGTTGGCATGAGCGGCGCAGGCACTCTGAAGGTGGGCAAAACCGTCACCGCCATCTCCGGCGCCACCGTTTCCACCAAGGGCGTGACCAAGGGTGCCAACGCAGCGCTGGCCGCTGTGGCCGCTCTGGGTTAA
- a CDS encoding RnfABCDGE type electron transport complex subunit B produces MDFTTIIWAVVVLGALAIVFGLILAVAAKVFEVEVDPRLPEIQACLAGANCGGCGYPGCAGCAEAILAGKAPVTACAPAGAEGAAKIAAIMGMEAPSGEKMVAHVLCNGGTNAVKNFEYRGVQDCLAATKVCGGDALACKYGCLGFGSCVAACKFDALHIGPNGAAVVDKEKCTNCGACREACPRKLIVEVPYSKKVFVNCSNKDKGPAVTKVCANSCIGCGMCQRTCKFDAIHVVNNVAVIDYTKCKGCTMCAKACPRNAIEPIPTPEEKEKFKAAQKAAAEKKAAAAKAAAEKAAAEKAAAPKAE; encoded by the coding sequence ATGGATTTTACAACGATCATCTGGGCGGTCGTGGTTCTGGGCGCTCTGGCCATCGTGTTTGGCCTGATCCTGGCTGTCGCCGCCAAGGTCTTTGAGGTGGAGGTAGACCCCCGCCTGCCGGAGATCCAGGCCTGTCTGGCCGGCGCTAACTGCGGCGGCTGCGGCTATCCCGGCTGCGCCGGCTGCGCCGAGGCCATTCTGGCCGGCAAGGCTCCCGTCACCGCCTGCGCTCCCGCAGGCGCCGAGGGCGCTGCCAAAATCGCTGCCATCATGGGCATGGAGGCTCCCTCTGGCGAGAAGATGGTGGCTCACGTGCTCTGCAACGGCGGCACCAACGCCGTGAAGAACTTCGAGTACCGGGGCGTGCAGGACTGTCTGGCCGCCACCAAGGTCTGCGGCGGCGACGCTCTGGCCTGCAAGTACGGCTGTCTGGGCTTCGGCTCCTGCGTGGCCGCCTGCAAGTTCGATGCGCTCCACATCGGTCCCAACGGCGCTGCCGTGGTGGATAAGGAGAAGTGTACCAACTGCGGCGCCTGCCGTGAGGCCTGTCCCCGGAAGCTCATTGTGGAGGTCCCCTATTCCAAGAAGGTATTCGTCAACTGCTCCAACAAGGATAAGGGTCCCGCCGTCACCAAGGTCTGCGCCAACTCCTGCATCGGCTGCGGTATGTGCCAGCGCACCTGTAAGTTCGACGCTATCCACGTGGTAAACAACGTGGCCGTCATCGACTACACCAAGTGCAAGGGCTGCACCATGTGCGCCAAGGCCTGCCCCCGCAACGCCATTGAGCCCATCCCCACTCCCGAGGAGAAGGAGAAGTTCAAGGCTGCGCAGAAGGCCGCTGCCGAGAAGAAGGCTGCTGCCGCCAAGGCCGCCGCTGAAAAGGCTGCCGCCGAGAAGGCCGCTGCCCCCAAGGCGGAGTAA
- a CDS encoding ABC transporter permease has product MKDSAPSPRRLQYLRDYRRRKRSIRLWQVCLLAGLFVLWELTTRLGLSDGFLTSSPSRMAGTLQSLWHSGDLWRHIGTSCLETVVGFTAGTLLGTAIAVAMWWWEKLARVLDPYLVVLNALPKTALGPIFIVWMGAGMGAIIVMTLAISLIVTILTMYQGFMTTDPEKLRLMRSLGARRSQMLWLLVFPANCPTLFNTLKVNVGLSWVGVIMGEFLVSRAGLGYLIVYGSQVFNMDLVMTSVLILALAAVVMYQLVLRVEKILNRTWGVQS; this is encoded by the coding sequence ATGAAGGATAGCGCTCCTTCGCCCCGGCGGCTGCAATATCTGCGGGACTACCGCCGGAGAAAGCGGTCGATCCGGCTGTGGCAGGTGTGCCTGCTGGCGGGTCTGTTCGTCCTGTGGGAGCTTACCACCCGGCTGGGCCTCAGCGACGGCTTCCTCACCAGCAGCCCCAGCCGCATGGCTGGTACCCTGCAAAGCTTGTGGCACAGCGGGGACCTGTGGCGGCACATCGGCACCTCGTGTCTGGAGACGGTGGTGGGCTTCACCGCCGGAACACTACTGGGAACCGCCATCGCCGTGGCCATGTGGTGGTGGGAGAAGCTGGCCCGTGTGCTGGACCCCTATCTGGTGGTGCTGAACGCCCTGCCGAAAACGGCGCTGGGGCCGATCTTTATCGTGTGGATGGGGGCCGGGATGGGGGCCATCATCGTCATGACGCTGGCCATCTCCCTGATCGTCACCATCCTGACCATGTATCAGGGTTTTATGACCACAGACCCGGAGAAGCTGCGGCTCATGCGCTCTCTGGGGGCCAGGCGGAGCCAGATGCTGTGGCTGCTGGTGTTTCCCGCCAATTGCCCTACCCTCTTCAACACCCTGAAGGTAAATGTGGGTCTGTCGTGGGTGGGCGTCATTATGGGCGAGTTTCTCGTTTCCCGTGCAGGGCTGGGCTATCTCATCGTCTACGGGTCGCAGGTGTTCAACATGGATCTGGTGATGACCAGCGTGCTGATCCTGGCGCTGGCGGCGGTGGTGATGTACCAGCTGGTGCTGCGGGTGGAGAAAATATTGAATCGAACTTGGGGGGTACAGTCATGA
- a CDS encoding ABC transporter substrate-binding protein, protein MKKVFACLLAVCMVLPAMAGCSQPQETTVVRLSEVTHSVFYAPQYVAISQGFFADEGLTVELSNGGGADKVMTAVVSGQADIGLAGPEASIYVAQQGKEDPPVIFAQLTRRDGSFLVGRSDGPFRWENLRGSTIIGGRAGGVPEMTLEYVLRQHGLTPGEDVTVDTSVQFNMMAGAFTGGGGDYVTLFEPTATEVEQAGKGYILCSIGQESGEIPYTAYFANRSYLTANAGTVQRFTNAIARAQRWVAEHTDREVAEAICGQFPDTDLAVLERVCARHREIDAWNLTPVMEQAALERLETVMTTAGQLKQEEWVDFDRLVDNSFAQKAS, encoded by the coding sequence ATGAAGAAGGTATTTGCCTGCCTGCTGGCGGTGTGTATGGTGCTTCCGGCGATGGCGGGCTGTTCCCAACCGCAGGAGACCACTGTGGTGCGGCTCAGCGAAGTCACCCACTCCGTATTCTATGCGCCGCAGTATGTGGCCATCAGTCAGGGGTTCTTCGCTGATGAGGGCCTGACGGTGGAGCTGAGCAACGGCGGCGGCGCCGACAAGGTCATGACCGCCGTGGTGTCCGGTCAGGCGGACATAGGGCTGGCGGGGCCGGAGGCCAGCATCTACGTGGCCCAGCAGGGCAAGGAGGATCCTCCGGTGATCTTCGCCCAGCTGACCCGGCGGGACGGCTCGTTTCTGGTGGGCCGCAGCGATGGCCCCTTCCGCTGGGAGAACCTGCGGGGCAGCACCATCATCGGCGGCCGGGCCGGGGGCGTGCCGGAGATGACGCTGGAGTACGTCCTGCGCCAGCACGGACTGACCCCCGGTGAGGACGTGACCGTGGACACCTCCGTGCAGTTCAACATGATGGCCGGTGCCTTTACCGGTGGCGGAGGGGACTATGTGACGCTGTTCGAGCCCACCGCCACGGAGGTGGAGCAGGCGGGCAAGGGATACATCCTCTGCTCCATCGGGCAGGAGAGCGGCGAGATCCCCTATACTGCCTATTTCGCCAACCGCAGCTACCTGACGGCCAACGCCGGTACGGTGCAGCGCTTCACCAACGCCATCGCCCGTGCTCAGCGCTGGGTGGCGGAGCATACGGACCGGGAGGTGGCGGAGGCCATCTGCGGACAGTTCCCGGATACGGATTTGGCGGTTCTGGAACGGGTCTGCGCCCGGCACCGGGAGATCGATGCATGGAACCTGACGCCGGTGATGGAGCAGGCGGCGCTGGAGCGGCTGGAGACGGTGATGACCACCGCCGGACAACTGAAGCAGGAGGAATGGGTGGACTTCGACCGTCTGGTGGATAACTCCTTCGCCCAAAAGGCAAGCTAA
- a CDS encoding GntR family transcriptional regulator, with protein sequence MALKKNLDVTIHEAFLEEILQGNWKPGQALNLDDLAERYGVSRTPIQQALKRMHTQGMVVFSSKGHFSVPAFSEKEVCDIIEMRLLLEHQALTDIQNKLLPMDFETLERLAGECVASNKTSNIVQTRRTDLDFHRILVEQAGNRCLSEVYDRIQGQFIVANYLLTSHTRSQQQVASDDHERLLAALKAGNFTRAHDIIENHIQGACQKILAKMNA encoded by the coding sequence ATGGCACTGAAAAAGAATCTGGATGTGACCATCCACGAAGCATTCCTGGAGGAGATCTTACAGGGCAACTGGAAGCCGGGGCAGGCGCTGAATCTGGACGATCTGGCGGAGCGCTACGGCGTCAGTCGGACCCCCATCCAGCAGGCCCTGAAACGGATGCATACCCAGGGCATGGTGGTTTTTTCCAGCAAGGGACACTTCTCCGTGCCCGCCTTCAGTGAGAAGGAGGTCTGCGATATCATCGAGATGCGGCTGCTGCTGGAGCATCAGGCGCTGACGGATATCCAGAACAAGCTCCTGCCCATGGACTTCGAGACGCTGGAGCGTCTGGCGGGGGAGTGTGTAGCCTCCAACAAGACGTCCAACATCGTCCAGACCCGGCGCACCGATCTGGATTTCCACCGGATACTGGTGGAGCAGGCCGGGAACCGCTGTCTCAGTGAGGTCTATGACCGCATTCAGGGCCAGTTCATCGTGGCCAACTACCTTCTTACCAGCCACACCCGCTCCCAGCAGCAGGTAGCCTCCGATGACCATGAGCGGCTGCTGGCAGCCCTGAAGGCCGGAAACTTCACCCGGGCCCACGACATCATCGAGAATCACATTCAGGGCGCCTGCCAGAAAATTCTGGCGAAAATGAACGCATAA
- a CDS encoding electron transport complex protein RnfA, with translation MKVTELLAIALGAILTNNFIFSQFLGICPFMGVSKKIDTAVGMGAAVTFVMGLASALCYPVNKLLDNLGLGFMQTVAFILVIAGLVQFVEMFLKKNIPTLYAALGVYLPLITTNCAVLGVALLNTQNSYNFVASVIYGITGGLGFLLAIFLFAAVREQLDVSSECPKAFEGFPIALVTAGLMALAFMGFSGLQVW, from the coding sequence ATGAAAGTGACTGAACTGTTGGCCATCGCCCTTGGCGCTATCCTGACCAATAACTTTATTTTCTCCCAGTTCTTGGGCATCTGCCCCTTTATGGGCGTGTCCAAGAAGATCGACACCGCTGTCGGTATGGGCGCAGCCGTGACCTTCGTGATGGGTCTGGCCTCCGCCCTGTGCTACCCCGTCAATAAGCTGCTGGACAATCTGGGGCTTGGCTTCATGCAGACCGTGGCCTTCATTCTGGTCATCGCCGGTCTGGTGCAGTTCGTGGAGATGTTCCTGAAGAAGAACATTCCCACCCTGTACGCCGCTCTGGGCGTGTACCTGCCCCTGATCACTACCAACTGCGCCGTTCTGGGCGTGGCTCTGCTGAACACTCAGAACAGCTACAACTTCGTCGCTTCCGTGATCTATGGCATCACCGGCGGTCTGGGCTTCCTGCTGGCTATCTTCCTGTTTGCGGCTGTCCGTGAGCAGCTGGATGTCTCCAGCGAGTGCCCCAAGGCCTTCGAGGGCTTCCCCATCGCACTGGTCACCGCCGGTCTGATGGCTCTGGCCTTCATGGGCTTCAGCGGCCTGCAGGTCTGGTAA
- a CDS encoding tripartite tricarboxylate transporter permease → MKVKETAKKPYGICPASMTIWNADQTYNKKGILGSYALRNNMFDVGAMLLIAVIGYFFLKLEIPIAPIVLALILGPLAESNLRRSLLLSQGSASTFFTRPICIFFLLLAVLSLCWPLLRKALSNRKKAA, encoded by the coding sequence ATGAAAGTGAAAGAAACCGCCAAGAAGCCCTATGGTATTTGTCCGGCGTCCATGACCATCTGGAACGCCGACCAGACCTACAACAAAAAGGGCATCCTCGGCTCCTATGCCCTGCGGAACAATATGTTCGACGTGGGCGCTATGCTGCTGATTGCCGTGATCGGCTATTTCTTCCTGAAGCTGGAGATCCCCATTGCGCCCATCGTGCTGGCGCTGATTCTGGGGCCGCTGGCAGAGAGCAATCTGCGCCGGTCCCTGCTGCTGAGTCAGGGCAGCGCCTCCACCTTCTTCACCCGGCCCATCTGCATCTTCTTCCTGCTGCTGGCGGTGCTGTCCCTGTGCTGGCCGCTGCTGCGGAAGGCACTGAGCAACCGGAAAAAGGCGGCATAA
- the rsxC gene encoding electron transport complex subunit RsxC, with the protein MAQAFFGGVHPNDMKAATNEKAIEQLEAPAEVVIPMSMHIGAPCKPIVAVGDKVTIGQKIGEPGGFVSAPIHASVSGTVKAVEPRPFSMGGTMMSVVIENDFQNTVCPDIHPVEDPDSLAPEQLVEIVKNAGIVGQGGATFPTHVKISSGLGKVDYVIINAAECEPYITGDHRTMLERPEQVVKGATLLAKCFGVEHVYIGIEANKQNAADVLNKTIAELNAPVVVEVLHTRYPQGAEKQLCQAVSGRQVPSGKLPADAGCCIFNLNTTCAIYRAVYTGMPVVNKIVTVSGSGVIEPKNIECPIGTPISKLFDACGGLREDTYKLIMGGPMMGLAQYNVDVTVGKGTGAMLAFAGREEQYEEHPQCIRCGKCVGVCPMRLEPVFMYKYLMKGDVDTWQNTLHGMDCIECGACTYICPARLPLIHAFRMGKQKVNNARMAAKAKAEAEKAAAEKKEA; encoded by the coding sequence ATGGCACAAGCTTTCTTTGGCGGCGTTCATCCCAATGACATGAAGGCCGCAACCAATGAAAAGGCCATCGAACAGCTGGAAGCCCCGGCTGAGGTGGTCATTCCCATGTCTATGCACATCGGTGCGCCTTGCAAGCCTATCGTTGCGGTGGGCGACAAGGTGACCATCGGTCAGAAGATCGGTGAACCCGGCGGTTTCGTGTCCGCTCCCATTCATGCGAGCGTGTCCGGTACCGTAAAGGCCGTGGAGCCCCGCCCCTTCTCTATGGGCGGCACCATGATGTCTGTGGTGATCGAGAACGATTTTCAGAACACCGTGTGCCCGGACATTCATCCCGTGGAGGATCCCGACAGCCTGGCTCCCGAGCAGCTGGTGGAGATCGTCAAGAACGCCGGTATCGTGGGTCAGGGCGGTGCGACCTTCCCCACCCATGTGAAGATCAGCTCCGGCCTCGGCAAGGTGGACTATGTGATCATCAACGCCGCCGAGTGCGAGCCCTACATCACCGGCGACCACCGCACCATGCTGGAGCGTCCGGAGCAGGTGGTCAAGGGCGCTACGCTGCTGGCCAAGTGCTTCGGCGTGGAGCACGTGTACATCGGCATCGAGGCCAACAAGCAGAATGCGGCCGACGTGCTCAACAAGACCATCGCTGAGCTGAACGCTCCCGTGGTGGTGGAGGTCCTGCACACCCGGTATCCCCAGGGCGCTGAGAAGCAGCTGTGTCAGGCTGTCTCCGGCCGTCAGGTCCCCTCCGGCAAGCTGCCCGCCGACGCAGGCTGCTGCATCTTCAACCTGAACACCACCTGCGCCATCTACCGTGCGGTGTATACCGGTATGCCCGTGGTGAACAAGATCGTCACCGTGTCCGGCTCCGGCGTCATCGAGCCCAAGAACATCGAGTGCCCCATCGGCACCCCCATCTCCAAGCTGTTCGACGCCTGCGGCGGCCTGCGGGAGGATACCTACAAGCTGATTATGGGCGGCCCCATGATGGGTCTGGCCCAGTACAATGTGGACGTCACCGTGGGTAAGGGCACCGGCGCCATGCTGGCCTTTGCCGGCAGGGAGGAGCAGTACGAGGAGCATCCCCAGTGCATCCGCTGCGGCAAGTGCGTGGGCGTTTGCCCCATGCGGCTGGAGCCTGTGTTCATGTACAAGTACCTGATGAAGGGCGATGTGGACACTTGGCAGAACACCCTCCACGGCATGGACTGCATCGAGTGCGGCGCCTGCACCTATATCTGTCCTGCCCGTCTGCCGCTGATCCATGCCTTCCGCATGGGCAAGCAGAAGGTCAATAATGCGAGAATGGCCGCCAAGGCCAAGGCGGAGGCCGAAAAGGCAGCTGCCGAGAAGAAGGAGGCGTAA
- a CDS encoding DUF975 family protein: MMNRIELKQEAKGVVRTAAVSAYLFALLYLALTELLQGASVYVNGDVALYMQTYFPNVPIPSYLYPVALPTTVVTLVAVVCWLLRVLLQGGWVLYHLGVRRGEEMPYATLFDGFGFIGKLILLNIVITLYVFLWSMLFIIPGIIAGYRYRFAIYNLCENPDIGVMEAISMSKAQTAGYKGDLFLLDLTFIGWNLLCSLTLGILSIWIAPYIIQTNIGYFQEIKRIKGIGWQARPEQPDDTFRPTDPFGPEL; the protein is encoded by the coding sequence ATGATGAACCGTATTGAGCTGAAGCAGGAGGCCAAGGGCGTTGTCCGCACCGCCGCCGTCTCTGCCTATTTGTTCGCTTTGCTCTATCTGGCCCTGACGGAGCTGCTGCAGGGGGCCAGCGTCTACGTCAACGGCGACGTGGCGCTCTATATGCAGACGTATTTCCCCAACGTCCCCATCCCCTCTTATCTCTACCCGGTGGCTCTGCCCACCACGGTGGTGACGCTGGTGGCGGTGGTGTGCTGGCTGCTGCGGGTACTGCTGCAGGGCGGCTGGGTGCTGTACCATCTGGGCGTGCGCCGGGGCGAGGAGATGCCTTACGCCACCCTCTTCGACGGCTTCGGCTTCATCGGCAAGCTGATCCTGCTGAATATCGTCATTACCCTCTATGTTTTCCTGTGGTCCATGCTGTTTATCATCCCCGGTATCATCGCCGGCTACCGCTACCGTTTTGCCATCTATAACCTGTGTGAGAACCCCGATATAGGCGTCATGGAGGCCATCAGCATGAGCAAGGCACAGACCGCCGGGTATAAGGGCGACCTGTTCCTGCTGGACCTGACCTTCATCGGCTGGAACCTCCTGTGCAGCCTGACGCTGGGCATCCTCTCCATCTGGATCGCTCCCTATATCATCCAGACCAACATCGGCTATTTTCAGGAGATCAAGCGCATCAAGGGCATCGGCTGGCAGGCCCGTCCTGAGCAGCCCGACGATACTTTCCGCCCCACGGACCCCTTCGGCCCGGAGCTGTAA